One Corallococcus exiguus DNA segment encodes these proteins:
- a CDS encoding carboxypeptidase regulatory-like domain-containing protein, with the protein MSSRKVFVVVAGLALLLAGVFVWMRASAPAAEVRAEAVASPERPASVPARAPVRNGGGATAPVEQPMRDADGALRVETATASGPLVGAEVTLYLPGPASPGSRLPSWRVAGQGRTDAAGALVLPARPGPYLVTAHAEGLALARAEVTRPHGEAVTPVRLLLEPGVSLTGLTVERAGGAPVPMAELTLTPHTGFEDALPVFLQAGASVPDEARHEALSDARGAFGFHGLARGEYQLEARAPGHAPRRIARVLVPGADVRVELDGSAFIEGFVTRADGTPAPGARVSAWGEDGAVEVEAGDTGSFSLDVPPGSFQVTARHGEETGAAVVGPGMRVKAEPGAAEGAAVAGPGLTMKAETGAAEGPIVVGPGMTVKDVRIRLSGAASLVGVVRRKDSGEAIAGATVGVRAHGDRADLLQAHSEADGRFEVGGLAPGAYDLQVRAPGFQPLTRTGLGVLAGQRFELVLELAAPGRIKGTVVDGTEAPLSGVTVVAQLKWRPLPDALPSVTDAQGSFTLEDVPEGTVYVAARRADSEDEVRQPVRVEAGKTATARLTLVGEGVLEGTVRKEDGARPSGAVTVTAHRVGAPASESVDVPAKPDGTWSMRVGAGRYQLSAWLSALRFQNGDQQQVVELEAGGRRHVDLVVGEPRKPLRVTVLEPNGAPSVHATVMATEAGHTDIQAEEMSDASGRAVLALDGLGSDAWRVWSTNGGRQGEAASVSASQKELTLQLKPAARLRGTVRSAGGREVRGFTLTVTAARGEDDFLSRVERQFSGDSFQVEDVFPTRVTVTVTLPDGRAGKVDVTLASGAEAAVEVVVDAGGGVSGRLVDARTNEPLAGAYVDADGIASPTTGADGRFELKDLAPGAHRLTAWSRGRELVDRRVLLAAGKTQALGDWRLGLQRVEPGRLGLTFGMTGRDVVISGIAEGADVAGLQVGDVLRSIDGAVVLDMGEARRRELGAPGSPAVLALLRGGQALSFTFIRAR; encoded by the coding sequence ATGTCGTCTCGCAAGGTGTTCGTCGTGGTGGCCGGGCTGGCGCTCCTGCTGGCCGGCGTCTTCGTCTGGATGCGCGCCTCCGCGCCCGCGGCGGAGGTGCGCGCTGAAGCGGTGGCATCCCCTGAGCGGCCCGCGTCCGTCCCGGCGCGGGCCCCGGTGCGCAATGGGGGCGGGGCGACCGCGCCCGTGGAACAGCCCATGCGGGACGCGGATGGAGCGCTGCGCGTGGAGACCGCCACGGCCTCGGGGCCGCTCGTGGGCGCGGAGGTAACGCTGTACCTGCCAGGTCCGGCGTCCCCGGGCTCACGGCTGCCGTCGTGGCGTGTGGCGGGGCAGGGCCGGACGGATGCGGCGGGAGCGCTGGTGCTGCCCGCGCGTCCGGGGCCCTATCTCGTCACCGCGCATGCGGAAGGATTGGCGCTGGCGCGCGCGGAGGTGACGCGTCCCCATGGCGAAGCGGTGACCCCGGTCCGCCTCCTGCTGGAACCCGGTGTGTCGCTGACGGGCCTGACGGTGGAGCGCGCGGGCGGCGCGCCCGTGCCGATGGCGGAGCTGACGCTCACGCCGCATACCGGCTTCGAGGACGCGCTTCCCGTGTTCCTCCAGGCGGGCGCGTCGGTGCCGGACGAGGCGCGGCATGAAGCGCTCAGCGACGCACGGGGCGCGTTCGGGTTTCATGGGCTGGCGCGCGGTGAGTATCAACTGGAGGCGCGAGCCCCGGGCCACGCGCCCCGTCGCATCGCACGCGTGCTCGTGCCTGGGGCGGACGTGCGCGTGGAGTTGGACGGCTCCGCGTTCATCGAGGGCTTCGTCACCCGCGCGGATGGAACTCCCGCGCCGGGAGCGCGCGTGAGCGCCTGGGGCGAGGACGGCGCCGTGGAGGTGGAGGCCGGAGACACAGGGAGCTTCTCGCTGGACGTGCCGCCCGGGTCGTTCCAGGTGACGGCCCGCCACGGAGAGGAGACGGGCGCGGCCGTCGTGGGGCCGGGCATGAGGGTGAAGGCGGAGCCTGGCGCGGCCGAGGGCGCTGCCGTCGCGGGGCCGGGCCTGACGATGAAGGCGGAGACTGGCGCGGCCGAGGGCCCGATCGTCGTGGGGCCGGGCATGACGGTGAAGGACGTGCGGATCCGCCTGAGCGGCGCGGCGTCGCTCGTGGGCGTGGTGCGGCGCAAGGATTCGGGCGAGGCCATCGCGGGGGCCACGGTGGGCGTGCGCGCGCATGGCGACCGGGCGGACCTTCTCCAGGCACATTCGGAGGCGGATGGACGCTTCGAGGTCGGCGGACTCGCGCCGGGCGCCTACGACCTTCAGGTGCGCGCTCCGGGCTTCCAGCCGCTCACGCGCACGGGGTTGGGCGTGCTCGCGGGGCAGCGCTTCGAGCTGGTGCTGGAGCTCGCGGCGCCGGGACGCATCAAGGGCACGGTGGTGGATGGCACGGAGGCGCCGCTCTCCGGCGTGACGGTGGTGGCCCAGCTCAAGTGGAGGCCGCTGCCGGACGCGCTGCCCTCGGTGACGGATGCGCAGGGGAGCTTCACGCTGGAGGACGTGCCGGAGGGCACCGTGTACGTCGCGGCGCGCCGCGCGGACAGCGAGGACGAAGTGCGCCAGCCCGTGCGCGTGGAGGCGGGGAAGACGGCGACGGCGCGGCTGACGCTCGTGGGTGAAGGCGTGCTGGAGGGCACCGTGCGCAAGGAGGACGGAGCGCGGCCGTCCGGCGCGGTGACGGTCACCGCGCACCGGGTGGGTGCTCCCGCCTCCGAGTCCGTCGACGTGCCCGCGAAGCCGGATGGAACGTGGTCGATGCGCGTGGGCGCGGGGCGCTACCAGTTGAGCGCGTGGCTGTCCGCGCTGCGCTTCCAGAACGGCGACCAGCAGCAGGTGGTGGAGCTGGAGGCGGGAGGCCGGCGCCACGTGGACCTGGTGGTGGGCGAGCCCAGGAAGCCGCTCCGCGTGACGGTGCTGGAGCCCAACGGCGCGCCGAGCGTCCACGCGACGGTGATGGCCACGGAGGCGGGCCACACGGACATCCAGGCGGAGGAGATGTCGGACGCCTCCGGCCGGGCGGTGCTGGCCTTGGACGGCCTGGGTTCGGATGCGTGGCGCGTCTGGTCCACGAATGGCGGACGGCAGGGCGAGGCCGCGAGCGTGTCCGCGTCCCAGAAGGAGCTCACGCTCCAGCTGAAGCCCGCGGCCCGATTGAGGGGCACCGTGCGTTCGGCGGGAGGCCGCGAGGTGCGGGGCTTCACGCTGACCGTCACCGCGGCGCGCGGCGAGGACGACTTCCTCTCCCGCGTGGAGCGTCAGTTCTCCGGGGACTCATTCCAGGTGGAAGACGTCTTCCCCACGCGCGTCACTGTCACGGTCACGCTGCCGGACGGGCGCGCGGGCAAGGTGGACGTGACGCTCGCGTCCGGCGCGGAGGCCGCCGTGGAGGTGGTGGTGGACGCGGGCGGCGGCGTGTCCGGACGGCTGGTGGATGCGCGCACGAACGAACCGCTGGCGGGCGCGTATGTGGACGCGGACGGCATCGCATCTCCCACCACGGGCGCGGACGGACGCTTCGAGTTGAAGGACCTGGCCCCGGGCGCGCACCGGCTCACCGCGTGGAGCCGGGGGCGCGAGCTGGTGGACCGGCGGGTGTTGCTCGCCGCCGGGAAGACGCAGGCCTTGGGGGACTGGCGCCTGGGGCTTCAGCGCGTGGAGCCGGGGCGGCTGGGCCTGACCTTCGGCATGACGGGACGGGACGTCGTCATCAGCGGCATCGCGGAAGGCGCGGACGTGGCGGGCCTCCAGGTGGGGGACGTGTTGCGCTCCATCGACGGGGCGGTGGTGCTGGACATGGGCGAGGCCCGGCGGCGTGAGCTGGGCGCGCCGGGCAGCCCCGCGGTGCTCGCGCTCCTGCGGGGCGGCCAGGCGTTGTCCTTCACGTTCATCCGCGCACGCTGA
- a CDS encoding acyl-CoA dehydrogenase family protein, which yields MDERFTPEHEAFRRTVRQFVEKELAPHALEWDQAGEFPRDVFRRCGELGFFGISHDPAYGGSGLDSWYVAAFAEELARARNGGVAMSLLVQGQMATPVINELGTDEQKREFLAPALTGERIAALAMSEPDAGSDLARLRTTARRDGDDYVIQGAKTWISNGARADFLVLAVRTGGEGAPGISLVTLPTDVKGFSVSKKLQKVGHRSSDMAILYFEDCRIPARYVLGRENDGFFHIMNSFHAERLVTALYTVAVMDDLLREAIRYGRERQAFGKRLLDFQVWRHTFVDHATRVEAARQLTYQAVQLFNRKRKQKPVKEIAMAKLLTTELAQRVAYDCQQFYGGMGYVEESHVARAWRDVRMLTIGGGTSEVMKEIIAGTMAL from the coding sequence ATGGATGAGCGCTTCACCCCGGAGCACGAGGCGTTCCGCCGCACCGTGCGTCAGTTCGTCGAGAAGGAGCTGGCTCCGCACGCGCTGGAGTGGGACCAGGCCGGCGAGTTCCCTCGCGACGTGTTCCGCCGCTGCGGCGAGCTGGGCTTCTTCGGTATCAGCCACGACCCTGCATATGGCGGCAGCGGGCTGGACTCTTGGTATGTGGCCGCCTTCGCGGAGGAGCTGGCGCGGGCGCGCAACGGGGGCGTGGCGATGTCGCTCCTGGTGCAGGGGCAGATGGCCACGCCGGTCATCAACGAACTGGGCACCGACGAGCAGAAGCGCGAGTTCCTGGCCCCCGCGCTCACCGGCGAGCGCATCGCGGCGCTGGCGATGAGCGAACCGGACGCGGGCTCGGACCTGGCCCGGCTGCGCACCACCGCGCGAAGGGACGGCGACGACTACGTCATCCAGGGCGCGAAGACGTGGATCTCCAACGGCGCCCGCGCGGACTTCCTGGTGCTGGCGGTGCGCACGGGCGGGGAGGGGGCGCCGGGCATCTCGCTGGTGACGCTGCCCACGGACGTGAAGGGCTTCTCCGTGTCGAAGAAGCTCCAGAAGGTGGGCCACCGCTCGTCGGACATGGCCATCCTCTACTTCGAGGACTGCCGCATCCCCGCCCGCTACGTGCTGGGCCGGGAGAACGACGGCTTCTTCCACATCATGAACAGCTTCCACGCGGAGCGCCTGGTGACGGCGCTCTACACGGTGGCGGTGATGGACGACCTGTTGCGTGAAGCCATCCGCTACGGCCGTGAGCGTCAGGCGTTTGGAAAGCGGCTGCTGGACTTCCAGGTGTGGCGCCACACCTTCGTGGACCACGCCACCCGCGTGGAGGCGGCAAGGCAGCTCACCTATCAGGCGGTGCAGCTCTTCAATCGCAAACGCAAGCAGAAGCCGGTGAAGGAGATTGCCATGGCCAAGCTCCTCACCACCGAACTGGCCCAGCGCGTGGCCTATGACTGCCAGCAGTTCTACGGCGGCATGGGCTACGTGGAGGAGTCACACGTCGCGCGGGCGTGGCGCGACGTGCGCATGCTCACCATTGGCGGCGGCACGTCCGAGGTGATGAAGGAAATCATCGCCGGGACGATGGCGCTGTAG
- a CDS encoding DUF2780 domain-containing protein yields the protein MDLIGQLSQQLGVDGTQAQGLAGSLLKLVQGSVQEKVGPDAARQMDQAIPEMQGWQQQAQAPAGDGGGLMGALGGMLGGGGGGGGGGGLMGALGGAAAHAGEIAGVVAILQRFNLDASKATLVAPLLLNFLKSRLDPGLVGKILAVMPMLAGGAGGGSGPQGGGGLGGMLGGILGK from the coding sequence ATGGACCTCATCGGACAGCTCTCGCAGCAGCTTGGAGTGGATGGCACGCAGGCACAGGGGCTCGCGGGTTCGCTCCTGAAGCTGGTGCAGGGCTCGGTGCAGGAGAAGGTGGGCCCGGACGCGGCCCGGCAGATGGACCAGGCCATCCCGGAGATGCAGGGCTGGCAGCAGCAGGCACAGGCCCCCGCGGGTGACGGCGGCGGCCTCATGGGCGCCCTCGGCGGCATGCTCGGCGGCGGTGGTGGCGGTGGTGGCGGTGGCGGCCTCATGGGCGCCCTGGGCGGCGCGGCGGCCCACGCGGGAGAGATCGCTGGCGTGGTGGCCATCCTCCAGCGCTTCAACCTGGACGCGAGCAAGGCCACCCTGGTCGCGCCCCTGCTCCTCAACTTCCTCAAGTCCCGCCTGGACCCGGGCCTGGTGGGGAAGATCCTCGCCGTGATGCCCATGCTCGCGGGCGGCGCCGGTGGCGGCAGCGGCCCCCAGGGCGGCGGCGGACTGGGCGGAATGCTCGGCGGCATCCTGGGGAAATAG
- a CDS encoding NUDIX hydrolase: MPYTPIVATLGYVMSPDGQQVLLIHRNARPEDAHYGKYNGLGGKMDRDEDIAACMRREIREEAGIECTRMALRGTLSWPGFGKHGEDWLGFIFRIDAFEGTPLEKNPEGSLSWVPVSSILSLSLWDGDRHFLPLVFDADPRPFHGVMPYEGGRAVSWSFTRL, encoded by the coding sequence ATGCCCTACACTCCCATCGTCGCCACGCTGGGCTACGTGATGTCGCCGGACGGCCAGCAGGTGCTGCTCATCCACCGGAACGCGCGCCCGGAGGATGCCCATTACGGCAAGTACAACGGCCTGGGCGGCAAGATGGACCGCGACGAGGACATCGCCGCGTGCATGCGCCGCGAGATTCGCGAGGAGGCCGGCATCGAGTGCACGCGCATGGCCCTGCGCGGCACCCTGTCCTGGCCCGGCTTCGGCAAGCACGGCGAGGACTGGCTGGGCTTCATCTTCCGCATCGACGCCTTCGAGGGCACGCCCCTGGAGAAGAACCCCGAGGGCTCCCTGTCCTGGGTCCCCGTGTCCTCCATCCTGTCCCTGTCGCTGTGGGATGGAGACCGGCACTTCCTGCCGCTCGTGTTCGACGCGGACCCGCGCCCCTTCCACGGCGTCATGCCCTACGAGGGCGGTCGCGCGGTGAGCTGGTCCTTCACCCGACTGTAG
- a CDS encoding carboxypeptidase-like regulatory domain-containing protein: protein MRYGFGGALASCVLVFVLGCSTPQEHLVLAHRDGGAVSAGDSQAVRGKVLGPRGAVANAVVLATVARSPKPLEMIPCPSRDDWEDYGLLSPHCRAALFTLESWRSERFEEEGVLVRTTTDREGRFTLTGLGAGSFTLWVESPSGAGLREGITAGMQDVEVRLAEPRPLRGRVRDDRGQFAGDVLVTAIHVTHRRYFEARTDAAGRFGLPPLPPGEYVILFQREGLLSRFEELHVATPPPLEVTMSRSRTLPGRVLRGTKPVVGARVSLHGPFPSRETTTDSAGRFTFEGVHSGLHLLAAHHQGLDALSEVKVREGEEAPSVELSLGTGVRQRGRVVDARGQPIPGATVYARIRGGTEFDSAWPARRKTKSAADGTYELGPLEPGRYLFQALTDGFLGEWGTWIRVDGVKPKTFVLRDAAVVRGAVVDTEGRPVGGARLELWSRKDDMVPSDLRHLGPPWYLGLESGGSTTSRQDGAFLLNATAAGPWFLRVQREGFQDIVLPVTSPGSDLRITLGEGARVRGEVTNSEGAPARNVRVSLLPVHDPTDSLPELATMTDAQGSFTLRGLPPGKYRLQAEAWSSLEKRCVGRDLEVAGTEAKHESLRLDQGLRVSGHVVDSAGRPLVGMEVSLQRDGTSQGGEGPGSVSCPSHLSTSRAWVGDDGRFEVLRLDSGPHELTVRARDYALDAQASTGISASEHAKAVVVQAGSSGVRLVLRHAPGIRGRLTREDGSPITRFRLGDEVVEDFEGAFYLSTEDAPRTSPLVFKAAGLVPVSRVVTASRGEDVDLGAVVAAQGRVVKGRVTNAVTGAAVVGARVHLDGVPEDAQAWTEWVDVSAAEGGVRTAVDGTFTLTQVGELPGTLLVTHPRFVQARVPLAEQGVSVRLEPGATVQGTVRDVHTRLLRIVLSRQGEPFADDIRLEGEHFSRSDIPAGTYEVSVEASSDRAPPFEIKSQTVTLPPGGTATLSFMNMKRVTLRLRAPINLEHLETALVPGKVPMPRSEAERQSILMDADPIYESDERTWVFKSLKSGTYTFFVFEPRGSVVRTLRQEVTLPDRGEVARALEMNWVDVPVSKADEGALGTGTPRR from the coding sequence ATGAGGTACGGATTCGGAGGAGCGCTGGCCTCGTGCGTGCTCGTATTCGTGCTCGGGTGCTCGACACCGCAGGAGCACCTCGTTCTGGCGCATCGAGACGGGGGTGCCGTGTCCGCGGGTGACTCGCAAGCTGTGCGAGGAAAGGTGCTGGGCCCGCGGGGGGCCGTCGCGAATGCCGTGGTGCTGGCGACGGTCGCCCGGTCACCGAAGCCGCTGGAGATGATTCCCTGTCCATCCCGCGACGACTGGGAGGACTACGGGCTCCTCTCACCCCACTGCCGGGCGGCGTTGTTCACGCTGGAGTCGTGGCGCTCGGAGCGGTTCGAGGAGGAAGGTGTCCTGGTGCGCACCACCACGGACCGCGAGGGTCGCTTCACGCTGACGGGGTTGGGGGCGGGGAGCTTCACGCTCTGGGTCGAGAGCCCCTCGGGCGCGGGCCTTCGGGAGGGCATCACCGCCGGAATGCAGGACGTGGAAGTGCGGCTGGCGGAGCCGCGTCCGCTGCGGGGGCGGGTACGCGACGACAGAGGACAGTTCGCCGGGGACGTCCTGGTCACCGCCATCCACGTCACGCACCGCCGATACTTCGAGGCTCGCACCGACGCGGCGGGCCGGTTCGGGCTCCCTCCGCTTCCTCCTGGCGAGTACGTCATCCTCTTCCAGCGGGAGGGGCTGCTCTCCAGGTTCGAGGAGCTCCACGTCGCGACCCCTCCTCCTCTTGAAGTGACGATGTCGCGCTCACGGACGCTGCCAGGGCGCGTGCTGCGGGGGACGAAGCCGGTGGTGGGGGCCCGGGTGTCACTCCACGGCCCGTTTCCCAGCAGGGAGACGACGACGGACAGTGCCGGACGCTTCACCTTCGAAGGCGTGCATTCGGGGCTTCATCTCCTCGCTGCCCATCACCAGGGGCTGGACGCGCTCTCGGAGGTGAAAGTGCGAGAGGGAGAGGAGGCTCCGTCAGTCGAGCTCTCACTGGGGACAGGCGTGCGGCAGCGGGGCCGGGTCGTGGACGCCAGGGGGCAGCCCATTCCCGGTGCGACCGTGTACGCGCGGATCCGGGGTGGCACGGAGTTCGACTCCGCCTGGCCTGCGAGGAGGAAGACGAAGTCCGCCGCCGACGGCACGTATGAATTGGGCCCCCTGGAGCCTGGGCGCTACCTGTTCCAGGCCCTCACCGACGGCTTCCTCGGTGAGTGGGGCACGTGGATTCGAGTGGACGGCGTGAAGCCCAAGACCTTCGTGCTGCGCGACGCCGCGGTGGTGCGGGGGGCCGTGGTGGACACGGAGGGCCGGCCGGTGGGCGGAGCGCGACTCGAACTGTGGTCCAGGAAGGACGACATGGTCCCCTCGGACCTGCGCCACCTGGGGCCTCCGTGGTACCTGGGACTGGAGTCGGGGGGCTCCACGACGTCCCGTCAAGATGGAGCCTTCTTGCTCAACGCCACGGCGGCGGGCCCCTGGTTCCTGCGAGTCCAGCGGGAGGGCTTCCAGGACATCGTCCTTCCCGTGACGTCGCCGGGTTCGGATTTGCGCATCACGCTCGGAGAGGGCGCGCGCGTGAGGGGTGAGGTGACGAACTCGGAAGGAGCGCCCGCCCGGAACGTCCGCGTGAGTCTGTTGCCTGTCCATGACCCGACGGACTCCCTGCCCGAACTGGCCACGATGACGGATGCTCAGGGCTCCTTCACCTTGAGGGGGCTTCCCCCAGGGAAGTACCGGCTCCAGGCGGAGGCATGGAGTTCCCTCGAGAAGCGGTGTGTGGGGAGGGACTTGGAGGTTGCCGGTACGGAGGCGAAGCACGAGTCCTTGCGGCTTGACCAGGGGCTGCGTGTCTCGGGGCACGTGGTGGACTCCGCGGGGAGACCTCTGGTGGGCATGGAGGTGAGCCTTCAGCGAGATGGCACGTCGCAGGGGGGGGAAGGGCCAGGCTCCGTGTCATGTCCTTCGCACCTGTCCACCTCACGCGCCTGGGTTGGAGATGATGGGCGCTTCGAGGTGCTCCGTCTGGACTCCGGACCACACGAGCTCACCGTGCGCGCGCGGGACTACGCGTTGGATGCCCAGGCGAGCACCGGGATATCGGCATCCGAGCACGCCAAGGCCGTTGTCGTGCAAGCGGGAAGCTCGGGCGTGCGCCTGGTGCTGCGCCATGCGCCCGGCATCCGAGGGCGGCTCACCCGCGAAGATGGCTCCCCCATCACACGCTTCAGGCTGGGCGATGAGGTGGTCGAGGACTTCGAGGGCGCGTTCTATCTCTCCACGGAGGACGCGCCGCGGACGTCCCCGCTGGTGTTCAAGGCGGCTGGGCTCGTGCCTGTGTCACGCGTGGTGACAGCGAGCAGGGGGGAAGACGTGGACCTGGGAGCGGTGGTGGCGGCCCAGGGGCGGGTGGTGAAGGGGCGGGTGACGAACGCCGTGACGGGGGCCGCCGTCGTTGGCGCGCGGGTGCACCTGGATGGAGTTCCCGAGGACGCACAAGCGTGGACGGAGTGGGTGGACGTATCAGCCGCCGAGGGAGGGGTGCGCACGGCGGTGGATGGCACCTTCACCCTGACGCAGGTGGGGGAGCTCCCCGGGACTCTGCTCGTGACGCATCCCCGATTCGTGCAGGCGCGCGTGCCCCTTGCCGAGCAGGGCGTCTCCGTGCGGCTCGAGCCCGGGGCCACGGTGCAGGGCACGGTTCGTGACGTGCATACTCGCTTGCTCCGGATTGTCCTGTCCCGCCAGGGAGAACCCTTCGCGGATGACATCCGCCTGGAGGGAGAGCACTTCTCACGCTCGGACATCCCCGCGGGCACCTATGAAGTCTCCGTCGAAGCCTCCAGTGACAGGGCGCCCCCGTTCGAAATCAAGTCACAGACCGTCACGCTCCCGCCGGGAGGGACAGCGACGTTGAGCTTCATGAACATGAAGCGGGTGACGCTGCGCCTTCGTGCCCCCATCAACCTGGAGCACCTCGAGACAGCGCTGGTTCCGGGGAAGGTGCCCATGCCGAGAAGTGAAGCCGAACGGCAGAGCATCCTCATGGACGCCGACCCCATCTACGAAAGTGACGAGCGCACCTGGGTCTTCAAGTCCCTGAAGAGCGGGACCTATACCTTCTTCGTCTTCGAGCCGAGGGGCAGCGTCGTCCGGACGTTGCGCCAGGAGGTGACGTTGCCGGACCGGGGCGAGGTTGCCCGCGCACTGGAGATGAACTGGGTGGACGTGCCAGTGAGCAAGGCGGACGAAGGTGCGCTCGGTACCGGGACGCCCCGACGCTGA